In Lolium rigidum isolate FL_2022 chromosome 3, APGP_CSIRO_Lrig_0.1, whole genome shotgun sequence, the genomic window cataagggttgcactacgacggcatatgatactaagaacaatgctaaccctaacacatctaagataactacgttgctcgccatcaaaaaggcttcagcacgagcaacgcatgaacaacgtggataggcattacgctgcctagataggcagcatggtgcttaccggagaaaccctcgagacgaaggagttggcgatgcgccgagatttgtttgtgttgaacgttggttgttgtttattccataaaccctagatacatatttatagtccaggggactttctaatgtgggcgtgcaccaaaccgtgcacgggcaaaactctaatttctaaactaagatgcgatctaatatgttacagatacacgggcaatttagcccaacttggtataaaaggccgatttacgtattccttctatgtatattcttcaaatccatcttcaatcgcggcccacctctgactttgtcaaattctggtgataacaacaaggtagatcatgacATAGGCCTATATTCACAAATAGGTCCATAGGCTCATATGTGCCTCTACttctatattatttatttttaatttgtttCCATTTGATCCTAAATGCATGGTTGTGGCTTAGGATCTATTTCAAATTCTTCAAACACATATTCATGGTATTAGCAAACATTCCATTCATTCACATAATAGAAAAGATTTTGGAAATAGGCAAGTTTTTGTTTACCCTAAAAATTGGATAATTGAAATTATGGTTCTTAATTGTTTCAAAATCTTGGGGTGTTacactaccgctactggtaccggtagtaccggcctgacaaaaactgctttctcctcttttcctctccaaccatgtcacctcgcgatacacacacaaaaccagaaaagctataagctacgcttcagtcctctgatcttgacgtgtccaacaaggtcaccgtgcacttgcaaatctatcaacgacactctttgcacacggtgagattattcGAGTGTTTCCATCAAACAtacaaaacacggggtttagactttgctctttcagctGGGTTGTTTCGTTTGCTCTTGTTTGCATACAGCGATCGATCTGAGCAAGGATTGGAAGGATCTGTTGTTAGCTTCATTGGCTGGTGGTCTGCATGTGACGGAGACTGCAGGAAGGTTTGGACGATATCTGATCAGGGTGATCGCCGTCCTTCGAGGGGGATCGCCGGGAACAATGAAACTTTGTGGTCTGAACTGCCACGGGCTTCGTAACCGCCGAGCAGTTCGAGCGCTTTTGGACCTTTAGAAGCAAATAAAACCGGATGTGTTGTTCTTGTCTGAAACACATTTGGATAAATCTAGGGCAGGGATCTTAATGAGAAAGTTGGGCTATGATTCTCTTAGTATATTTGAGAGTGATGGCCAGAGTGGTGGGCTACTGatgttgtggataaaagagacaaAAATTAACGTGAAAAGTGTCACAAATTTTTTTTATTGATGTAGTCATTGAAGATGACACAAGTTGGAGATTTACAGGGGTTTATGGTGAACCAAGCTGGAATCAAAAACATATTACTTGGGATGCTCTTCATAATCTCCATGGACAGATGCAAATGCCATGGTTGGCACTTGGGGATTTTAATGAGATTCTTTTTAATTATGAGAAGGAAGGGGTCGCCCGAGGACCCAACAAGTAATGCAATTGTTCCATGATGCTTTGAAGGATTGTGACCTTGAAGATATGGGATATGTCGGAGACCTCTTCACTTGGAGAAGGGGAAATATGAGGGAGAGACTAGACAGCGGGATGGTCAATAACAGTTGGAATGATTTATTCCCCAATGCTAGTATGATAAAGAGTGAGACAACCCGCTCGGATCACTGACCTGTGTTGGTTGACACCGAGTATCTGTCCTCATCACATGCGATAACAAAGGGGCCAAAGAGATTCGAATCTCGTTGGCTtcaggaggaggcggtggaggaaatGGTGAAGGCAGCCTGGGAAAGGACGAAGGCGAGAGGAGAGGAACCATCTTtgatgcaaaaagtaaatgatgtaCACTCAGAGCTACATACATGGGACAAGAAGACTTTAAAAGCACCGGCCAGGAGACTCAAGGAACTCAAACGGGATCTTGAACAATTGAGAAGAAGTCCAATGAATGATACAACTTTGGCAGCTCAGAGGGATATTCAGTTACAAATAGAAATTACTCTAGAAAAGGAGGAGATGTTTTGGGTGCAAAGAGCTAGAGCAAATTGGTTAAAGCATGGTGATAGAAATACAATTTTTCCATAATTTTGCTTCAAAGAGGAAAAAGCAAAATACAATTAAGGGCCTAGTTGATGAGAATGGGATCATGCATGAAGACAGGGATGCGATCTGCGGTTTGGTGTGTAATTACTTTACAAATCTGTTTACTACAGAGGAGTTTGATCCAAAAGAGGGGCTCTGGCTATTGTTCAGCGGCGAGTTACAGAGGAGATGAATAGAGGGCTCATGGCACCATTCACGGCAGAGGAAGTGAAAAAAGCTCTTTGGAGTATAGGAGATCTCAAAGCTCCAGGACCGGATGGGCTACATGCAATATTCTACAAGCGTTTTTGGGATATGTTAGGTGATGATCTCACAAAGGAAGTTTTGAATGCAATTAATAGTATTTCGGTCCCAGATGGATGGAACGGTACTACTATTTTGATGATTCCAAAAATTGATAACCTGGAGAAGGTGGCACAGTTCAGACCAATTAGTTTATGTAATGTGGTGTATAAGGTAATCTCAAAAATGCTAGCAAACCGGCTAAATGTTTATCTCCTAGAGATCATTAGTGAACACCAGAGTGCATTTGTGCCAAGAAGAATGATAACAGATAATATTCTTCTAGCTTATGAAAGCATACATGCAATGAAGAGGAAGAAAGGGAAGAAGGGCTTGTGTGATGTAAAGTTAGACATGCATAAAGCATATGATCGTGTTGAATGGAGGTATTTGGAAAAGATTATGATCAAAATGGGATTCTCAAGGAGATGGGTTGATATGATTATGGCATGTGTGTCGACAGTGAATTACAATGTCAGATTCAATTCTATGGAGACGGATGTGTTTGTACCGACGAGGGGAATTAGGCAAGGGGACCCTTTGTCTCTGTATCTATTTTTGTTGGTGGCGGAAGGTTTATCCTGTATGTTGAAGGGTGCCGAATTAAGAGGGGAAATAGAAGGAGTTCGTGTATGTCGGGATGCACCAATGGTTTGTCATTTGCTGTTCGCGGATGACTCTTTAATTCTTATGCGAGCAGACAAGAAACTGCTTTGAAGTTGAAGGAAATTTTGGAGAGCTATTGTCTTAATTCGGGCCAAAAGATAAGTGAGGACAAATCAAGTATTTTCTTCAGTAATAATACGATGGTGGAAGAGCGAGCTGAGGTATGTCAAATTTTAAATATTATGACTGAATCTTTGAGTGACAAATATCTTGGTTTGTCGGCTATAATAGGCATGGATAAAAGTGAATGCTTTCAACACTTGGTTGATCGGGTTATTGCAATAATTAGTGGATGGAAGGAGAGAATGATGAGTTTGGGAGGAAAGGAAATTTTAATAAAAGCTATTTCTCAGGCTATACCAGTATTTGCTATGATGGTTTTCAAAATTCCGAAGAATATCTGTAAAGGAATATCTGATGCCATCTCTAAGTTCTGGTGGGGTGATGAGTAAGAGCAAAAATATATGCATTGGAAAGCGTGATGAAAACTTTGTATACCAAAAGATAGTGGAGGTATAGGTTTTAGAGATTTACACTGTTTTAACTTATCCATGTTGGCTAAATAGGGTTGGAGACTACTTAGTGAACCGGAATCTTTATGTGCAAGGGTTCTAAGAGCAAAATATTACCCAGATGGCCGGTTACTGAATGCAAAATTAAAAAGTGGGAGCTCTTTTACATGCCAAAGTATACTGGCAGGTTTGGAGTGTTTCAAAAAACGCTATACTTGGAGGGTTGGAGATGGTACTCAAATTAGTATCTGGGAAGATTGTTGGATACCCTCAAGCCACAACCTGAAGGTTATGACACCGAAGGGAAGCAACTTGTTACAGTATGTAAGTGATCTGATAAATCCTATTGATGGACAGTGGCATACAGATTTGATTGAGTCGATTTTTTGGCCAATTGATGCTCATAGAATCTTACAAATTACATTGACCCCAGAGCTTGAAGATCTGGTAGCATGGCATTATAACAAGATCGGGTTTTTTACAGTTAGATCAGCATATTACCGACAGTGGAATTATCAGTTCGGAAGAAAAGAGAGGAACCAAAATATTGCTCAGAGTGCAAGCAACCAGTTTGGAAAAAACTATGGAGTCTTGAAGTCCCTAGTAAAATTAAAATCTTTGGATGGAGAGTTTTACATGGCATAATTCCTTGCCGTGGGGTGCTTGCAAACAGACACATTGGTAATAGGGGGGTGTCCTATTTGCAGCTTACAATGTGAAGATATCAAGCATATGCTATTTAACTGTACAAGAGCGGATGAAAATTGGAGAAATCTGGGTATGAAAGATCAATTGAATGAATTTCTTAATGCAGATCAGTCTGGCTCGGTTGTGATACAAGATATTATTATGCGAGGTGGCCGAATCCAAGACCTGAATACGATTGGTTTTGCTGAATTGATTTTGACAGCCCCTCTTAGGTCATCTTTCTCAATAATAGCTATTACGACAAACTATATGAAATATATTAGGAAAGCaccaaaaaaaagaaggagggGTGGAAGAAGCCTATGGAGGGGAAGCTTATGATAAACATTGATGCAGCTTTTGATATTGATAATGGTAGAGGAGCAGCCGGGGTTATTATTAGAGACTACATGGGACATTTTGTGGCTGCAACGCATGTATTTTTACCGCATGTAGTTGATGCACATATGGCGGAAGGTTATGCGTTTCGTGAAGGTCTCATCCTAGCGCAAAGGATTGGAGCAAACAATTTCATAATTCAAACGGATTGTGCTCAAGTGGTTGATACTATGAAGCGCGCGCGGAGGGGGGGGGGTCAGCAACAGCCTCAACCGCCATATATGAAGATTGCATTATTCTCTGGAGTGGCTTTGGAGATGTGTCGGTTGAGTTTTGTAATAGGGAAGCAAACCATGTAGCACACGAGCTTCCTAGGTTCATTCTGGTAGTTCTTGTACTTGGGTCGATGAGCTTCCTAGGTTCATTCTTAGCAAGCTCGTGAATGATGTAACGATTGTGTGATGGTGGCGACAagttccagacgcactctttttcttTCCAGAGTACATAAGGGGACTAGaaagtttttaatgaggcggcttgctaacTTAatatatatgatttcaaaaaaaactaGATACTTCTTTTATGTGCAGACTATTTTATCAAAATACTTCTTCTTAATTAGTTAATGTGCAGAGCCCCGtctgaaaaaaaaaatactatagAGGATTCAAGGTTCCAAAAAATAAACATAAGAGAGTGaaaaggaatgggaaaagaaatgcGCTTTTCTTAGCACCACTCAGCAACTAGACACACTTTCACCTCAGAATTGTAGCTTACGTGCATAGCCTAGGGACACGTACATGCACAGCATACAATTCAGGATATTTGATCGACTTGTCTTTTGTATTTTTGTAGAGATTTATCGTCGCTTCTGATACGTAACTGTATTCACATTTCCGATGTATCGCGACGTGGAGACTGCTACAGCAGATGAAGAGACCATCTGGTCCAGCGGATCAGAATACGGTCATTGCAGCTGGGACCCAGCAGCTCGCCACGTAGCTGCGTCGACATGCTGTTATTTTCGACGAGCCTAGCCCAAGCCTCCAGAACCACAATTCTCACGGAAACTGAATCTTTCGGGAAGCAACTAGAGGGACACCTGTTGTGCCCGACAAGGATGATGCAGTCAAGGAACTGAAATCCGAAAGTCTCGCCGCCAGATCTTGTGGTCCTTGTTCCGGATCTGTTTCATCAGAAAAACCGGAGGACAGCCGTATGGGCAATATGTGTTCAACGATAGGAtggaaaaaataaaaggaaatacaTACCCATATGCTGCCATGTTCTTCTCGAATGATCATTTCAACCAATTTGGCTGAATATCAGTAATAGACACTTCAAGCAAGAGCAACCATAAGATCTCAGCGTTAGGAAATTGATGGTTCAACACTCCATGTAGATCTGCAGAACCACCTTTTCTTCACTACAAGCAAGATCAACCACAAAGTCGGTCACTTTTTATCAAGTTCCATATCCCACTCTTTCCATATCCCCCTGTTCTCCACTATTCCAATTGTCCGATACCGAAGTCCAATCTTTATAGTTTACACTTCAGAAAACATACATGCTTTCTGAACCACCTCATGACAATGCAAGAAATACAACGAACTCATCAGTTCAAATATTCTCATCTGAGAACAATAACATAACTGCCACAAATCTTAATGGAAATGAATACCTGCAGCAGAGACCTCAATTTTTTAGAAGAGCAGAACTAAAGAAGAGCAATCAAATGAGAATCAGTTTGAAGTGGTTGATACGCAGCAACGATAATTGCATTGGCACTCAGATAAACTCATACAGCTACCATACCATTTTACAGGCAGAATATACCCACAACACTTGCTGGTACTACTACAGTATTGCTGCTTCTACTACTACTACGCCTCTAGCGGACTGGCGGGCAGGCTTGACAAGTAGTAAAATTCTATCAAGCCCTGCACTCTACGCCACCATTAGAAGGTACAACCTGTACACACCAAGAACAATCGAGAAACTGTACAGAATTCGATGGACTCGATGGCATAGACCATCGTCAGTCACATCAGAACCTCATCTTCCTGACGAAACCAATGATCTATCTCCAGAGCCCTGCCTGACCAATGGCTTTGGCGGTGGAGGAAGCCTTGGGCTCCCAGGGGCAACGACTTCGACGTCTCCGCTGGGAACTGGTTCTGGCTGCTTGGTGTAGGTGAACTGCAGGTCCTTGTTGGCGGCCAAGGCCAGCAGCTCCGACTCCTCCAGCCCCCTGGTTGGGCCAATGCTACACCGGTCAGGATTGTGCTTGGCAAGCGCATCCCTGAACTTCTTAATCTGCAAACAAAGTTGCCACCATAATAAGCATCTATACGTTTCAGTCAAATTCAGTAACAAGATTCGATCCTTTCGGTGCCAGTAAGGTAAATCTGCAAACGAAGTTGCCACCATAATAAGCATCTATATGTTTGGTCAAATTCAGTAACAAGATTCAATCGTTTCGGTCCGAGTAAGGTAGTAATCACGTTATATGGCTTCATTCTTAAGTTTGGAGTAACTTCTTAAATCAACTTAGAATTGTATATATGTCTTTCTGATTCCACGACAATTATGTTACTTGAAGGCACACAACCAGATTAGGAGCCTACCGTtgcgttagtacagctgaagctgCAGAGCCGGCCTTGCGCTCccctgtagaacctgaagaacggCAGGACATGGACATGGAGGCTATAGCACATGGATTTGTGCTCCTCATAGTTGACTTGCAAGAAGAGCACATCTGGGTTCTGTTCCGCGAACTGGCAAATCTGCATGAACAGGGAAATGAAATTTAGGAACACAGAGCCGCGCAACTGGATTAACTGCACGATATAATTATTTCCGCAATAACAAtttttccttgtttttttgtttgtttaccTTTGGGTGGAGGGCACGGCATCCGCCGCAGCCAGGGGAGAAGAAGTCAACGACGACGAGCCTGTCGCCGGCGTTGGCTAACGAATCGACGAGGTCTTGGGCGGACTCGATCTCCCTCATGTTGGGCTGCAGCCCCTTCTCCCACCACTTCGTTGATTTCGCGAACGCGAGGTTCATCTGCCGGAGAACAGCATATTAGCACACCGCAATAAAACGTTTGAGATAAGACAGTCAAATATAGACGGTGAAATATGAGTCAAATATAGGCGTTCTTCATGCAGATGAGATTCGACAAAGTCAAAAGTAGGATTTACTAACAAATTTATTGGCGGATAATCTGTCTAAAACCGGGAAAATAGCATTGAACTTAAAGGAACACCGAAAATTAAAGTTAAAATCAAAGCCAAGAGAAGATGAAACGTGAAAGTAAATTCACCTGAACCGGCGAGGCGACGAGATTCCGGGGCAGGAGCTTGGATCTCCTGGGCCCGACCGCCAGCCTGGCCCCGAAGAACGGGGTCTTCCTGCCGAtccgcaccgccgcgggcgcgCAGGGCGACATGCGCGCCGCGACGgcgccccgccggcggccgccgaaTCCGGCCGCCCGGTTACCGCACGGTGACAGCACGCTGCCCTTCGCCACCGCCTGCGCCGTCGCCATAGCCGCTCGCCGTGGAGAGAGATTTGAGAGGGGGAACACAAGGAGAAAGCCGAGAGAGATGATGAACAGAGGAGAGAGAGATGTGGGGGATTGGAAGCGGCGAAGGAAAGAAGCGCCTTTTAAAAAGGAGGCCCACGGATAAAAGCAAGGAAGCGGAGCGAAGTAAAAAAGCCACCGCCGACTACCGGCAGCCGTCGGATGCAGCGGTGGGGCGGCGGATGGTCGCCACGTAGGAGGGAAGCTTCTGGTCTTGTGGTTTGTTTCTCCAGCGGCGGAGAATGGATATGGAGCGGATAAGGATAAAAAGTTGGGGCTCACAACCCGCGTGGGCGTAGGGGTAGGGACACGTGTGTGAGGGAGAGATTGGTGTGCGCGCCTGGGGACTCGTGGCAGATTGCTTTGGTCAAGGATTGAGGTCGTGGGGCCCAGCTTGCAGCGGCGTGGAGGTTGGGTAACTGTGGTGTGggaacgggatgggtcaccgcatTCAACCATGATGATCCGTCGGTTTTTGTTTGGCGGTGCACATCTTTCCTTCCACGCGCAATCTTTGAACTGTAGGAGTACTACCGAAGTAGGTCGACCACCAAAAAGAAAATTCTTATGATTCTTTTCCTGGCGGCGGCTAATATATAGTCTGAATTTGTTGAAATGGATTCATATGCTTCTCCAATATAAATTACTCGTCGTTAATTTTTTATGAAACTGAACAAATTTATTTCGCTTAAATCTACGATAAGTATTTAGACTAGAGAGAATTGTTAATTGCTTATGCGGCATTATAACTTTAAGCTTTGTCCTTGTCTTCCTCGCGTTGATTGAAAAAAAAATAGAGGGACTAGATCTCTGCATGCTAAAAGCATGCACGTCCTAAATT contains:
- the LOC124702370 gene encoding thioredoxin-like 1-2, chloroplastic; protein product: MATAQAVAKGSVLSPCGNRAAGFGGRRRGAVAARMSPCAPAAVRIGRKTPFFGARLAVGPRRSKLLPRNLVASPVQMNLAFAKSTKWWEKGLQPNMREIESAQDLVDSLANAGDRLVVVDFFSPGCGGCRALHPKICQFAEQNPDVLFLQVNYEEHKSMCYSLHVHVLPFFRFYRGAQGRLCSFSCTNATIKKFRDALAKHNPDRCSIGPTRGLEESELLALAANKDLQFTYTKQPEPVPSGDVEVVAPGSPRLPPPPKPLVRQGSGDRSLVSSGR